The following nucleotide sequence is from Streptomyces leeuwenhoekii.
GGGGCCCCGCAGGACGCGGCCGCTGCCGCCCAGCCCCGCAAGCGCGGCCGGACGGCCACCCGCCGCCCCAGCGGCCGCGAGCGGCACGACGAGAAGATCACCGTGTACGTCTCCGCCGAGGAGCTCATGGACCTGGAGCACGCCCGCCTGGTCCTCAGGGGCGAGCACGGGCTGGCCGTCGACCGCGGCCGGATCGTGCGCGAGGCCGTCGCCGTGGTCCTCGCCGACCTGGAGACCCGTGGGGACGCCAGCATCCTCGTACGCCGGCTGCGCGGACGGTAGCGATAGCCTGCGGGGGCTATGACCTCGAACGGCACCCCACCCCCCTCCTCCGGCCCGGCCGGCCGACGGCGCGCGCTGGGGAGGGGCCCAGGGGCCCCGCGGGCGACCGCGCCGGGCGGGTCCGCGGCCGAGGCGGCGCAGGAGGCCGCACACGAGGCCGCGCCCGTCGTGGCGGCGCCCGCCGGGCCCGTCGGCCCCGGTGAGCCGGCGGCGGGGACCCGGCCGGAGGACGGCGCGCCGCCGTCCGGCACGGCCCCGCACGCGGCGCCCGGTGCCGGGGACGACGGCGTCTTCACGGTGCGCCTGGCCAACTTCGAGGGCCCCTTCGACCTGCTTCTGCAACTGATCTCCAAGCACAAGCTGGACGTCACCGAGGTCGCGCTGTCGAAGGTGACCGACGAGTTCATGGCCCACATCAGGGCCATGGGACCGGACTGGGACCTGGACCGGACGACCGAGTTCCTGGTCGTGGCGGCCACGCTCCTCGACCTCAAGGCGGCCCGGCTGCTGCCCGCCGCCGAGGTGGAGGACGAGGCCGACTTGGCCCTGCTGGAGGCCCGCGACCTGCTCTTCGCGCGGCTGCTGCAGTACCGCGCGTACAAGCGGATCGCGGAGATCTTCAGCGAACGGCTGGACGCGGAGACCCGCAGCCGGCCCCGTACCGTCGGCCTGGAGCCCCGGCACGCCGAGCTGCTGCCCGAGGTCGTGATCGGCATCGGCGCCGAAGGGTTCGCCAGGCTCGCGGTCAAGGCGATGCAGCCCAAGCCGAAACCGCAGGTGTACGTCGACCACATCCACGCCCCGCTGGTCAGCGTGCAGGAGCAGGCCCGGATCGTCGTCGCCCGCCTCAAGGAGCTGGGCGAGGCCGCCTTCCGGACCCTGGTCGAGGACACCGACGACACCCTGACCGTCGTCGCCCGGTTCCTCGCCCTGCTGGAGCTGTACCGGGAGAAGGCCGTGGCGCTGGAACAGGAGACCGCGCTCGGCGAACTGCTGGTGCGCTGGACGGGCGGCGACACGGACACCGGCCCGCTGGTCACCGACGAGTTCGACCGGCCGCCCGAGCAGCGCGAGAAGACCGATACGGCCGTCGCGCCCGACACGGAGGAGAAGGTGTGAGCGAGGAGACCACCGGGGTCCCGGCGGGGCCGGGGACCGTCGCCGCACTGGAGCTCAAGCCCGCCCTGGAGGCCGTCCTGATGGTCGTGGACGAACCCGCGACCGAGGAGCACCTGGCGAAGATCCTGGAGCGGCCCCGGCGGCAGGTCGCCGACGCGCTGCGGGAGCTGGCCGACGAGTACACCGCCCAGGGGCGCGGGTTCGAGCTGCGGTTCGTCGCGGGCGGCTGGCGGTTCTACACCCGGGCCGGCTACGCGCCCGCCGTGGACCGGTTCGTCCTGGACGGGCAGCAGGCCCGGCTCACGCAGGCGGCGCTGGAGACGCTCGCGGTGGTGGCGTACCGGCAGCCGGTGAGCCGCAGCCGGGTCTCCGCCGTGCGCGGAGTCAACTGCGACGGCGTGATGCGCACCCTGCTCCAGCGCGGTCTGGTCGAGGAGGCGGGCACGGAACCCGAAACAGGTGCGATCCTGTACAGGACGACGAACTACTTCCTGGAACGGATGGGCCTGCGCGGTCTGGACGAGCTCCCGGAGCTCGCGCCCTTCCTCCCGGAGGCGGAGGCGATCGAGGCCGAGACCCAGGAAGGGGTCCCGTCGTTCGATCCGGACGCCCCGGATTCCGAGGACGCAGACGACAAGACGGAACTTTGATGCGAAGCAGCAGCGGCAGGAACAGCAGCGGAAACAACGGCGGGAGCCGTGGTGGCAACAGCGGCGGCCGCGGCGGGAGCGGCGGTGGCCGCGGCAACTACCGCGGAGCCGGCAACGCCCGCGACGACAAGCAGGGCGGCCGTCCGAAGCGGCCGCGCCCCGAGGAGCGGCGCTACGACGTAGGCCCCGGCGCCACCCAGGAGGGTCCGAAGTCGGGCCGCGGCCCGACGGCCCGCGGCGGCGCCAAGGGCGGGCCGAAGAAGCCCCTCCAGCGGGGGCGCTCGGTCCCGGCCACCTCCCGCGAGTACGAGGCGCGGGCCGAGGAGCGCAACCGGGAGCGGTACGCGGGCAAGAAGGACGTCAAGCTGCCCAAGACCTTCCCGGGCGCCGAGCAGGAGGGCGAGCGGCTGCAGAAGGTCCTCGCGCGCGCGGGCTACGGCTCCCGGCGCTCCTGCGAGGAGCTGATCGAGCAGGCGCGCGTCGAGGTCAACGGCGAGATCGTCCTGGAGCAGGGCAAGCGGGTCGACCCGGAGAAGGACGAGGTCAAGGTCGACGGCCTGACCGTGGCGACCCAGTCGTACCAGTTCTTCTCGCTGAACAAGCCCGCCGGGGTCGTCTCCACCATGGAGGACCCCGAGGGCCGGCAGTGCCTCGGTGACTACGTCACCAACCGGGAGACCCGCCTTTTCCACGTTGGCCGGCTCGACACCGAGACCGAGGGCGTCATCCTGCTCACCAACCACGGCGAGCTGGCGCACCGGCTGACCCACCCCAAGTACGGCGTGAAGAAGACCTACCTCGCGCACATCGTCGGCCCGATCCCGCGCGACCTGGGCAAGCGGCTGAAGGACGGCATCCAGCTCGAGGACGGCTACGCCCGCGCGGACCACTTCCGGGTCGTGGAGCAGACCGGCAAGAACTACCTCGTCGAGGTCACCCTCCACGAGGGCCGCAAGCACATCGTGCGCCGGATGCTGGCGGAGGCCGGGTTCCCCGTCGACAAGCTGGTCCGGACCGCCTTCGGCCCCATCACCCTGGGCGACCAGAAGTCGGGCTGGCTGCGGCGGCTGTCGAACACCGAGGTCGGCATGCTGATGAAGGAGGTCGACCTCTAAGGCCTCTCGTTCGGATCATGCCGGGCTCGCGGGGCCTGGCACCATGCCTCGCCGCGTTGTCGTCGGTTGCCATGGCTCCGCCATGGCGCCCTCCTCCGTCTTGCGATGCACGGCACCAGACCCCGCTCCCTGATCCGGCCTGATCCGAACGGAAGACCCTAGGAGCGCCCGCCCGCGCCGAGGCCGGTCCACGCGGACCGGCCTCCCGCCCTCGGGGCACCTCTCCCCGCCCGGACGGGCCCTTCGGGGCCCCTGGACGGCCACCGGCGCGCCCGTGGGGCCGGGGGGCCTGCCTCACGGCGTGGGGGACGGTCTGGAGCGGCCGTACGCCCTACGGCGCGCGGGCGGTGTCAGCGCTCCCCGGGGCCCCGGCCGGTCGCGGCGCCTCCCACGGCCTCGTCGCAGGGGCCGGGCCGGAGGGCCGAGGCCCGGCGGGCGCGGAGGAGGAAGTCCTCGACGCGGCGCCGGTCCGGCAGCTCGGGCAGGGGGCTGCGGCGGGCGGCCTGTTCGGCCTCGCGCTCCAGGCGGGTCATCCAGGACTCGACCTCGTGCCAGGGGACCTCGCCGCGCCTGACGGCGAGCAGCGGCTCGCGCCGGTCGCCGACGTCGAGGGTGAGCCGCCCCGTGCGCAGCAGATCGCGGA
It contains:
- a CDS encoding segregation and condensation protein A, producing the protein MTSNGTPPPSSGPAGRRRALGRGPGAPRATAPGGSAAEAAQEAAHEAAPVVAAPAGPVGPGEPAAGTRPEDGAPPSGTAPHAAPGAGDDGVFTVRLANFEGPFDLLLQLISKHKLDVTEVALSKVTDEFMAHIRAMGPDWDLDRTTEFLVVAATLLDLKAARLLPAAEVEDEADLALLEARDLLFARLLQYRAYKRIAEIFSERLDAETRSRPRTVGLEPRHAELLPEVVIGIGAEGFARLAVKAMQPKPKPQVYVDHIHAPLVSVQEQARIVVARLKELGEAAFRTLVEDTDDTLTVVARFLALLELYREKAVALEQETALGELLVRWTGGDTDTGPLVTDEFDRPPEQREKTDTAVAPDTEEKV
- the scpB gene encoding SMC-Scp complex subunit ScpB; this translates as MSEETTGVPAGPGTVAALELKPALEAVLMVVDEPATEEHLAKILERPRRQVADALRELADEYTAQGRGFELRFVAGGWRFYTRAGYAPAVDRFVLDGQQARLTQAALETLAVVAYRQPVSRSRVSAVRGVNCDGVMRTLLQRGLVEEAGTEPETGAILYRTTNYFLERMGLRGLDELPELAPFLPEAEAIEAETQEGVPSFDPDAPDSEDADDKTEL
- a CDS encoding pseudouridine synthase; the protein is MRSSSGRNSSGNNGGSRGGNSGGRGGSGGGRGNYRGAGNARDDKQGGRPKRPRPEERRYDVGPGATQEGPKSGRGPTARGGAKGGPKKPLQRGRSVPATSREYEARAEERNRERYAGKKDVKLPKTFPGAEQEGERLQKVLARAGYGSRRSCEELIEQARVEVNGEIVLEQGKRVDPEKDEVKVDGLTVATQSYQFFSLNKPAGVVSTMEDPEGRQCLGDYVTNRETRLFHVGRLDTETEGVILLTNHGELAHRLTHPKYGVKKTYLAHIVGPIPRDLGKRLKDGIQLEDGYARADHFRVVEQTGKNYLVEVTLHEGRKHIVRRMLAEAGFPVDKLVRTAFGPITLGDQKSGWLRRLSNTEVGMLMKEVDL